Proteins encoded within one genomic window of Flavobacterium oreochromis:
- a CDS encoding Crp/Fnr family transcriptional regulator, with the protein MLSQQNQFNHTVFFVNEGLLRMFYFENGKDITTNFYAEGKITANIDTLFENKPTRYNIEALENSIITTCNYQKLEELCMLSLTAANFSRYILSKLMLQMSKRISSLQYMTAKEKYTQLLEENRNIIQRVPLGMIASFLGISQETLSRIRSNI; encoded by the coding sequence ATATTAAGCCAACAAAACCAATTTAATCACACTGTTTTTTTTGTCAATGAAGGCTTGTTGAGAATGTTCTATTTTGAAAATGGGAAGGACATTACTACAAACTTTTATGCTGAAGGAAAAATAACAGCTAACATAGATACTCTTTTTGAAAACAAACCCACTCGCTATAACATAGAAGCTTTAGAAAATTCTATCATTACGACTTGCAATTACCAAAAATTAGAAGAACTATGTATGCTTTCTCTAACCGCTGCTAACTTTAGTCGATATATTTTAAGCAAATTAATGCTTCAAATGTCTAAAAGAATATCTTCTTTACAATACATGACAGCTAAGGAGAAATACACTCAACTTTTAGAAGAAAACAGAAACATTATTCAAAGAGTTCCTTTAGGTATGATCGCTTCCTTTTTAGGAATATCACAAGAAACCTTAAGTCGTATAAGAAGTAATATTTAA
- a CDS encoding M16 family metallopeptidase: MHTPNISSLGGVLRSTPLDFLIYSLENGLDIILYPDHNIPVVVTSIMYHVGSKDDPKNRRGFAHFFEHLLFEGTENIARGEWFKLVSANGGNNNANTSDDRTYYYEVFPSHQLELSLWMESERLRHAVINQIGVDTQKEVVKEEKKMRYDNRPYGQLLAQVKKHLFPTHPYQNTTIGEIEDINASSLIEFQNFYKKYYTPNNAVLVVAGNFKTEQTKKWIQKYFGSITPTSKIERERIFEKPITNTLFAEYEDPNIQIPMLVLAYRTPSMKEKESRILDFISSYLSDGQSSKLYKNLVDEKKMALQVGAFNISLEEYGLYIIYALPMTGVDLNDLKTEIDEAIQHLQQELISDHDFLKLKNKYENHLVDNKTNLETIAHDLASFHLLYKDVNLINTESDLLNSINQHEIQLASQNYLNKNQRLELIYKPKNIL; encoded by the coding sequence ATGCACACACCTAATATATCATCTTTGGGAGGGGTTCTTCGAAGCACTCCATTAGATTTTTTAATTTATAGTTTAGAAAATGGATTAGATATTATTTTATATCCTGATCATAACATACCTGTAGTAGTTACCTCTATAATGTATCATGTAGGTTCAAAAGATGACCCTAAGAACAGAAGAGGCTTTGCTCATTTTTTTGAACATCTTCTATTTGAAGGAACAGAAAACATAGCACGAGGAGAATGGTTTAAATTAGTTTCAGCTAACGGAGGTAATAACAATGCTAACACTAGTGATGACAGGACTTACTATTATGAAGTTTTCCCCTCACATCAATTAGAACTTAGTCTATGGATGGAGTCTGAGCGCTTACGCCATGCGGTTATCAATCAAATAGGGGTTGATACACAAAAAGAAGTTGTAAAAGAAGAAAAAAAAATGCGTTATGACAATCGCCCTTACGGTCAGTTATTAGCACAAGTAAAAAAGCATCTTTTCCCAACACATCCTTATCAAAATACAACAATCGGAGAAATAGAAGATATCAATGCGTCATCTCTAATTGAATTTCAAAATTTTTATAAAAAATATTATACCCCAAATAATGCCGTTCTAGTTGTTGCAGGTAATTTTAAGACTGAACAAACAAAAAAATGGATTCAAAAATATTTTGGATCTATTACCCCTACATCTAAAATTGAACGAGAAAGAATATTTGAAAAACCTATTACAAATACTCTCTTTGCAGAATACGAAGACCCCAATATACAAATTCCAATGCTTGTTCTCGCCTATCGAACACCTTCTATGAAAGAAAAAGAATCAAGAATATTAGATTTTATTTCGAGTTATCTTAGTGATGGACAAAGTTCTAAACTGTATAAGAATTTGGTAGACGAAAAAAAAATGGCACTTCAAGTTGGTGCTTTTAATATTTCTTTAGAAGAATATGGTTTATACATCATATACGCATTACCTATGACTGGGGTTGATTTAAATGATCTAAAAACAGAAATAGATGAAGCAATACAACATTTACAACAAGAACTTATTTCTGATCATGACTTCTTAAAACTAAAGAACAAATACGAAAATCATTTAGTTGACAATAAGACTAATTTAGAAACTATTGCTCATGATTTAGCTTCTTTTCATTTGCTATACAAAGACGTTAACTTAATTAATACCGAATCAGATTTATTAAACAGTATTAATCAACACGAAATACAATTAGCAAGTCAAAATTATCTAAACAAAAATCAGCGTTTAGAATTAATCTATAAGCCTAAAAACATACTATGA
- a CDS encoding TolC family protein: MKAIDAKIKADKTWWIPKVQAATSLSYLGFYNGHLSSSKNLIPNIDKKLNTNLTNKHLFPIFQVGLGFKWEIFDANEGSHEVEKSKIEKEILENKKSDAERKLTLNLANNQTNYNIANAQINLKAKAKEIAQNALNQAEKEFKYGLIKSNQLIEAENDLQMAELEFQTAIFNQRRAAIELMKSTQSLDIQKL, translated from the coding sequence ATGAAAGCTATAGATGCTAAAATAAAAGCAGATAAAACATGGTGGATCCCAAAAGTACAAGCAGCCACTTCATTATCATATTTAGGCTTTTATAATGGTCATTTATCATCTTCAAAAAACTTAATTCCCAATATCGATAAAAAATTAAATACAAACTTAACAAACAAGCATCTTTTTCCTATTTTTCAAGTTGGCTTAGGTTTTAAATGGGAGATTTTCGATGCAAATGAAGGCAGTCATGAAGTAGAAAAATCGAAAATTGAAAAAGAAATTTTAGAAAATAAAAAATCAGATGCAGAACGAAAATTAACTTTAAACTTAGCTAATAATCAAACGAATTACAACATAGCTAATGCTCAAATAAATCTAAAAGCAAAAGCAAAAGAAATTGCCCAAAATGCTTTAAATCAAGCTGAAAAAGAGTTTAAATACGGCTTAATAAAATCGAATCAATTAATTGAGGCAGAAAACGACTTACAGATGGCTGAATTAGAGTTTCAAACAGCCATATTCAACCAAAGAAGAGCCGCAATAGAACTGATGAAATCAACTCAAAGCTTGGATATTCAAAAACTTTAA
- the gldD gene encoding gliding motility lipoprotein GldD, whose product MNKSIKRLLLALIVFTTTINCKEESMPKPKAYLSLEYPTAHYIDFKKACGYEFQYNSLSNIKDQGDCNFHIDYPKLRATVYLNYRPVQNNIETLLRDAQKLTYEHVVKADNITEQPYINSSHKKFGMFYEVGGNAASQSQFYVTDSTKHFLMGSIYFYAKPNFDSVLPAAHYIKNDLKILMESLKWK is encoded by the coding sequence ATGAATAAAAGCATAAAAAGACTTTTACTTGCATTAATAGTTTTTACAACAACAATAAACTGCAAAGAGGAAAGTATGCCCAAACCTAAAGCCTATTTAAGCCTAGAATACCCAACAGCACATTATATAGACTTCAAAAAAGCGTGTGGATATGAATTTCAATACAATTCATTAAGTAATATAAAAGATCAAGGAGATTGTAACTTTCACATTGATTATCCAAAATTAAGGGCTACTGTTTATTTAAATTATCGTCCTGTACAAAACAACATAGAAACACTTTTACGTGATGCTCAAAAACTAACCTACGAACATGTTGTAAAAGCAGATAATATTACTGAACAACCATACATTAATTCTTCTCATAAAAAATTTGGTATGTTTTACGAGGTAGGAGGAAATGCTGCTTCTCAATCTCAGTTTTACGTAACTGACAGCACAAAACATTTCTTAATGGGGTCCATTTATTTTTATGCGAAACCTAATTTTGATTCTGTATTACCAGCAGCTCACTACATTAAAAATGACCTTAAAATTTTAATGGAAAGTTTAAAATGGAAATAA
- a CDS encoding M16 family metallopeptidase gives MIELFTEALLHPNFTQEELDKERSKMIEALRSNEKNVQNTLTKIENAQLFGITHPKGEFTTEKTLKNVNLTDIQNHYNNFFTPQNAYLVIIGDIQFDLIKEKVILEFSKWTNKPVLKLTIPNPPVINTTEINWVNLTHAVQTEISIVNTIVLPMNSPDYFAVLMANQILGGGADGRLFLNLREDKGWTYGAYSSVSANKTIAKFKVSTQVRNEVVATSIEEILKEIKKIRTELVSDHELALVKSKYIGHFIMQSQKPESIAHYALNREIQELPDNFYQNYIQQINNVQAQDILYVAKKYFLADNCLIIIVGNGNEIKSQLLNTKYIVKEFDNNYNLIQE, from the coding sequence ATGATAGAACTTTTTACAGAAGCTCTTTTACATCCTAATTTCACTCAAGAAGAATTAGATAAGGAACGTTCAAAAATGATAGAAGCTTTACGATCTAATGAAAAAAATGTTCAAAATACATTAACTAAAATTGAAAATGCACAATTATTTGGAATCACACATCCCAAAGGTGAATTTACCACAGAAAAAACACTGAAAAACGTAAATTTAACAGATATACAAAACCACTACAACAATTTTTTCACTCCCCAGAATGCTTATTTAGTAATCATTGGCGATATACAATTTGATCTTATAAAAGAAAAAGTTATTTTAGAATTCTCTAAATGGACTAACAAACCTGTTTTAAAACTAACTATCCCAAATCCTCCAGTTATAAACACAACAGAAATCAATTGGGTAAACCTAACTCATGCTGTTCAAACAGAAATCAGTATTGTAAATACAATTGTTTTACCAATGAATAGCCCAGATTATTTCGCAGTTCTTATGGCTAATCAAATTTTAGGAGGAGGTGCCGATGGTCGATTATTTCTTAATTTACGTGAAGATAAAGGCTGGACTTACGGAGCATATTCTTCTGTATCAGCCAATAAAACCATAGCAAAATTCAAAGTATCTACTCAAGTACGCAATGAAGTAGTAGCTACTAGCATTGAAGAAATACTAAAAGAAATTAAAAAAATCCGAACAGAGTTAGTTAGTGATCATGAATTAGCATTAGTTAAATCTAAATATATTGGTCATTTTATCATGCAATCTCAAAAACCTGAATCTATTGCTCATTACGCATTAAATCGGGAAATTCAGGAGCTTCCCGATAATTTTTATCAAAACTATATCCAACAAATAAATAATGTACAAGCCCAAGATATTTTATATGTAGCTAAAAAATATTTCTTAGCTGATAACTGTTTAATTATTATTGTTGGCAATGGAAATGAAATAAAATCACAACTACTTAACACCAAGTATATTGTAAAGGAATTTGACAATAACTATAATCTTATACAAGAATAA
- a CDS encoding TolC family protein: protein MEHYKKIISGLLLLIPLMLNAQEAPTLETLINEALKRDASIKNQVLESKTITLNQKKLKDVFLPKVDISGKAGYLDITSISHSKAIDIAPINPIFPGINIPEGAFDNDFNLSGFEGSAKIDAKVLLYSGGKIKHLKEALEEKNKATIAIKTKNEDEITTQIIQSYDQFALLIESKKVLNEGLKRLDANKKLAEKALGYGLITKYDYQKIDLAEATLNSKMVEYEGKKNY from the coding sequence ATGGAACATTACAAGAAAATCATTTCTGGGTTACTTTTGTTAATACCTCTCATGCTTAATGCTCAAGAAGCCCCAACCCTTGAGACATTGATCAATGAAGCTTTAAAAAGAGACGCTTCAATAAAAAATCAAGTTTTAGAATCAAAAACAATTACATTAAATCAGAAAAAGCTCAAGGACGTATTTTTACCTAAAGTAGATATATCTGGAAAAGCTGGTTATCTTGACATAACGAGTATTTCTCACTCTAAAGCAATAGACATTGCTCCCATAAATCCAATTTTTCCTGGGATAAATATTCCTGAAGGAGCTTTTGATAACGATTTTAATCTATCTGGATTTGAAGGATCTGCAAAAATCGATGCTAAAGTTCTTCTTTATTCAGGAGGCAAAATAAAACATCTGAAAGAAGCTCTTGAAGAAAAAAACAAGGCAACAATAGCTATTAAAACAAAAAACGAGGACGAAATAACAACTCAAATCATACAGTCTTATGATCAGTTCGCGTTATTAATTGAATCTAAAAAAGTCTTAAATGAAGGACTAAAAAGATTAGATGCCAACAAAAAACTAGCAGAAAAAGCATTAGGGTATGGCCTTATAACAAAATATGATTATCAAAAAATAGATTTAGCAGAAGCCACACTTAACTCAAAAATGGTGGAATATGAAGGCAAAAAGAATTATTAA
- a CDS encoding 1-acyl-sn-glycerol-3-phosphate acyltransferase, with the protein MPKFDTIRPYYDAEVNQALRNAVNHPIIKEIMNFAFPDVEENIWKEQLLRTHSIRDFQCNFLYQAIQKVVKKSSEGLSTSGFEKLEPNTSYLFISNHRDIILDTSLLNISLFDHGLVMTASAIGDNLVKKDFLRSLSRLNRNFIVQRGLPPRELLQSSQLMSEYIEQLLLRENRSVWIAQREGRTKDGHDATQTGVLKMLAMAAGERNILDYFKEIKIIPVSISYEYDPTDALKMPQLMAEANNETYQKSSNEDFNNILRGIIGQKKHIHIHIGDILNAELDRIKSENSNSNKQIQEVVKTIDNSILQSYHLWPTNYIAYDLLFKSNRFESKYSLQEKLLFERRLEMRIDSKNQKMMESFLAMYANPVVNKLKYEHNL; encoded by the coding sequence ATGCCAAAATTTGATACAATAAGACCGTACTATGATGCTGAAGTAAATCAAGCATTACGAAATGCGGTAAATCATCCGATTATCAAAGAAATAATGAATTTTGCTTTTCCAGATGTAGAAGAAAACATTTGGAAAGAGCAATTGTTACGTACGCATTCGATTCGTGATTTTCAATGTAACTTTTTATATCAAGCTATTCAAAAAGTAGTAAAGAAAAGTTCCGAAGGACTTAGCACATCCGGATTTGAAAAATTAGAGCCAAACACTTCTTATCTTTTCATATCAAATCATCGTGATATTATACTTGATACTTCTTTACTAAATATTTCCTTATTTGATCATGGTTTAGTTATGACGGCATCAGCAATAGGAGATAATCTAGTTAAGAAAGATTTTCTACGTTCATTATCTAGACTAAATCGTAACTTTATCGTTCAAAGAGGACTCCCTCCTAGAGAACTTTTACAGAGTTCACAATTAATGTCTGAATATATAGAACAGCTACTACTACGTGAAAATCGATCTGTTTGGATAGCACAACGTGAAGGAAGAACTAAAGATGGTCATGATGCTACTCAAACTGGTGTTTTAAAAATGCTAGCTATGGCAGCAGGCGAAAGAAATATATTAGACTATTTCAAGGAAATTAAAATTATCCCTGTTTCTATTTCTTATGAATATGATCCAACTGATGCCTTAAAAATGCCACAACTAATGGCCGAAGCAAATAATGAAACATACCAAAAAAGCTCAAATGAAGATTTTAATAATATTTTAAGAGGAATCATTGGTCAAAAAAAACATATTCACATACATATAGGAGATATACTGAATGCTGAATTAGATCGTATTAAATCTGAAAATTCTAATAGTAATAAACAAATTCAAGAAGTTGTTAAAACAATAGATAATTCTATTTTACAATCTTATCATTTATGGCCTACAAATTACATTGCTTATGATTTACTATTTAAATCCAATCGCTTTGAATCTAAATATAGCTTACAGGAAAAATTACTTTTTGAAAGACGCTTAGAAATGCGAATTGATAGCAAAAATCAAAAAATGATGGAAAGTTTTTTAGCTATGTACGCTAATCCTGTAGTGAATAAATTAAAATATGAGCACAATCTCTAA
- the rpmA gene encoding 50S ribosomal protein L27, producing the protein MAHKKGVGSSKNGRESESKRLGVKIFGGQAALAGNIIVRQRGSKHNAGENVYMGKDHTLHAKVDGVVAFQKKKDNKSYVSVVPFEA; encoded by the coding sequence ATGGCTCACAAGAAAGGTGTCGGTAGTTCTAAGAATGGTAGAGAATCAGAATCGAAACGCTTAGGTGTTAAGATTTTTGGTGGTCAAGCTGCTCTTGCAGGTAACATCATTGTAAGACAAAGAGGTTCAAAACACAATGCTGGTGAAAACGTTTATATGGGTAAAGATCATACTTTACACGCTAAAGTTGACGGTGTTGTAGCGTTCCAGAAAAAGAAAGACAATAAGTCTTATGTTTCTGTAGTTCCTTTTGAAGCATAG
- a CDS encoding 6-pyruvoyl trahydropterin synthase family protein, which yields MSKIRITKQFNFETGHALYGYDGKCKNVHGHSYKLSVTVIGSPITDRENVKYGMVIDFSDLKKIVKEEIVDIFDHATVFNATTPHIELANELKQRGHHVILVDYQPTSENMVIDFAAKISKRLPSQIQLHSLRLQETESSFAEWFASDNFKG from the coding sequence ATGAGTAAAATTAGAATTACTAAACAGTTTAATTTTGAGACTGGGCATGCTCTTTATGGGTATGATGGAAAGTGTAAAAATGTTCACGGTCATAGTTATAAACTTTCTGTAACCGTTATTGGAAGTCCAATAACAGATAGAGAAAATGTAAAATATGGGATGGTTATTGATTTTTCAGATTTAAAGAAAATTGTAAAAGAGGAAATTGTAGATATTTTTGATCATGCTACAGTTTTTAATGCAACCACTCCACATATTGAACTAGCAAATGAATTAAAACAAAGGGGACATCATGTAATACTTGTAGATTATCAGCCTACTAGTGAAAATATGGTGATCGATTTTGCAGCTAAAATTTCAAAACGTTTGCCATCTCAAATTCAATTACATTCACTACGACTACAAGAAACAGAAAGTTCTTTTGCAGAATGGTTTGCAAGTGATAATTTTAAAGGTTGA
- a CDS encoding HU family DNA-binding protein, whose amino-acid sequence MTKADIVAKIADKLGLEKGDVQATVESFMDEVKNSLETGDNVYLRGFGSFIIKTRAEKTGRNISKNTTIKIPAHNIPAFKPAKVFVEGVKEKVNVEVLEESK is encoded by the coding sequence ATGACAAAAGCAGATATCGTAGCTAAAATTGCTGATAAATTAGGCTTAGAAAAAGGAGATGTTCAGGCTACAGTAGAGTCTTTTATGGACGAAGTTAAAAATTCGTTAGAAACAGGTGATAATGTTTATTTGAGAGGGTTCGGAAGTTTTATTATTAAAACAAGAGCGGAAAAAACAGGTAGAAATATTTCTAAAAACACAACTATCAAAATTCCAGCTCACAATATCCCAGCTTTTAAACCTGCAAAAGTATTTGTTGAAGGAGTAAAAGAAAAAGTTAACGTAGAAGTATTAGAAGAATCGAAATAA
- a CDS encoding single-stranded DNA-binding protein has product MNGTLNKVMLIGHLGDEVKMHYFDGGNCIGRFPLATNDIYINKTTGEKITSTEWHNVVVRNKAAEICEKYLTKGDKIYVEGRIKSRQWQAEDGSTKYTTEIQVTEFTFLNTKKDSESFKNSSETPKSANFDNPIENDLPF; this is encoded by the coding sequence ATGAACGGAACACTAAACAAAGTAATGCTAATTGGGCATTTAGGAGACGAAGTAAAAATGCACTATTTTGATGGTGGTAACTGCATTGGCCGATTTCCATTAGCGACTAATGACATATACATTAACAAAACGACTGGGGAAAAAATTACTTCTACAGAATGGCACAATGTTGTAGTACGAAATAAGGCTGCTGAAATTTGTGAAAAATACTTAACAAAAGGAGACAAAATATATGTTGAAGGACGTATCAAATCCAGACAATGGCAAGCTGAAGATGGATCAACTAAGTACACAACAGAGATTCAAGTAACGGAATTTACTTTTCTAAACACAAAAAAAGACTCTGAATCGTTTAAAAATTCGTCAGAAACGCCTAAAAGTGCTAATTTTGACAATCCAATAGAAAACGATTTACCTTTTTAA
- a CDS encoding HlyD family secretion protein — MAKNGATHDQLLQLKAKQKGLSEQFDYAKKSYNRARNMHNDSLMAQQQYDEIFAKYQGAKAQLDAVNAELHDVEIGTRIEKISMAEGQASQAKGALQEANVVYSERYIIATNDIEIETITLNVGELATAGYPLFNGYIPNSTFFRFTVPESKIAQYQKGAKVNMISNYSNQEFTGNIVAIKQLAKYADITTAYPDYEPGEAVYEIKVIPTDRAKLNNLLVNSRVTLK; from the coding sequence ATGGCTAAAAATGGAGCTACACATGACCAACTTCTTCAATTAAAAGCTAAACAAAAAGGACTTTCCGAACAATTTGATTACGCTAAAAAATCATACAACAGAGCACGCAACATGCACAATGACAGCCTAATGGCTCAACAGCAATACGATGAAATATTTGCTAAATACCAAGGAGCAAAAGCCCAGTTAGATGCTGTTAATGCCGAATTACATGATGTTGAAATTGGCACAAGAATTGAAAAAATAAGCATGGCTGAAGGACAAGCATCTCAAGCAAAAGGTGCTTTACAAGAAGCAAATGTAGTATATTCAGAACGCTATATTATAGCGACTAATGATATAGAGATTGAGACCATTACTCTTAACGTTGGTGAATTAGCTACCGCTGGATATCCTTTATTTAACGGTTATATTCCTAACTCAACTTTTTTTCGCTTCACAGTCCCAGAAAGCAAGATAGCTCAATATCAAAAAGGAGCAAAAGTAAATATGATATCTAATTATAGTAATCAAGAATTCACGGGTAATATAGTGGCTATAAAACAACTTGCAAAATATGCTGATATAACAACAGCTTATCCTGACTACGAACCAGGAGAGGCCGTATATGAAATAAAAGTGATACCAACAGATAGAGCAAAATTAAATAACTTATTAGTAAACTCAAGAGTTACTTTAAAATAA
- a CDS encoding ABC transporter permease encodes MKQLRYLLKREFQLFITNRTILSVFFIGPIIYALLLGFTYQKGKITDIPVIVINQDQSPMSNQVIEMLEDNKTIKILNYINEPSNLKEEIIRTQASAAIIIPKRFEANILQKKYPEINVYFNSSNVLTSNFASKAIQQTLGTFSAGAEIKSLQRRGMNFNQAKDNIEPFKANYITLFNRTGNYLIFMWPAIMAVVLQQVILLAMAVTFSEEFKRDSFITAFKDTYQHTLLVMFIKCLPIWLFSFVNIFVFYLSALYFRIPIPDNTLNFFLLTSIFVIATTNLGVLFSILIPDALKATQVLMVIASPAFIISGFTWPSYAMPTFIENFSKIIPITPYLEALKIIIVEKGPSYLTLNYFWHLFIIGLVFFALGWIALKIKIKKVFENINMS; translated from the coding sequence ATGAAACAGTTAAGATATTTATTAAAAAGAGAATTTCAATTGTTCATAACAAATAGAACAATACTTTCAGTTTTTTTCATAGGTCCTATTATTTATGCGTTACTATTAGGTTTTACTTATCAAAAAGGAAAAATTACAGATATTCCTGTAATAGTAATTAATCAGGATCAATCACCTATGTCTAATCAGGTAATTGAAATGCTTGAAGATAATAAAACTATTAAAATTTTAAATTATATAAACGAACCTTCTAATTTAAAAGAAGAAATAATAAGAACCCAAGCAAGCGCAGCAATTATTATACCCAAAAGATTTGAAGCTAATATTCTTCAAAAAAAATATCCTGAAATAAATGTATACTTTAACAGCTCTAATGTTTTAACTTCTAATTTTGCGTCAAAAGCTATCCAACAAACATTAGGCACGTTTTCTGCTGGTGCTGAAATAAAATCTCTACAAAGAAGAGGAATGAATTTTAACCAAGCAAAAGATAATATAGAACCCTTTAAAGCTAACTATATCACACTATTTAATAGAACAGGAAACTACCTTATTTTCATGTGGCCTGCTATCATGGCTGTTGTACTACAACAAGTAATTCTTTTAGCAATGGCTGTAACTTTTTCAGAAGAATTCAAAAGAGATTCTTTTATAACAGCTTTTAAAGACACATATCAACATACTCTTTTGGTAATGTTTATCAAATGTCTACCAATATGGTTATTCTCTTTTGTTAATATTTTTGTTTTTTACCTAAGCGCTTTGTATTTCAGAATACCAATTCCTGACAATACTTTAAATTTCTTTTTACTTACTAGTATATTTGTAATAGCAACAACTAATTTAGGTGTACTCTTTAGCATATTAATACCAGATGCTCTTAAAGCTACTCAAGTTCTAATGGTAATTGCATCTCCTGCTTTTATCATTAGTGGTTTTACATGGCCAAGCTACGCTATGCCAACATTTATAGAAAATTTTAGCAAAATCATTCCCATAACACCTTATTTAGAAGCTTTAAAAATAATAATAGTAGAAAAAGGCCCTAGCTATCTAACCTTAAACTATTTTTGGCATTTATTCATTATAGGTTTGGTATTTTTTGCTTTAGGATGGATAGCTTTAAAAATAAAGATTAAAAAAGTTTTTGAAAATATTAATATGTCATAA
- the mutY gene encoding A/G-specific adenine glycosylase, producing the protein MNFSDTIIAWYQQHKRDLPWRKTTDPYLIWLSEIILQQTRVSQGLPYYKAFTKQYPKIQDLAEAEEQDVLKLWQGLGYYSRARNLHTTAKHLTEHNNGIFPNNYKDLQKLKGIGEYTAAAIASFSFNECVPVIDGNVYRVIARYFGLDLDISLPKTKKTFFQLASEVINPNEPAQFNQAIMEFGALQCVPQNPTCTICPLQNSCYALSTNKIGNLPVKTKKTKITNRYFHYLLVIDQNQKALYQQRTTKGIWQNLYELPLIETFKKEKTDEIKNRILESYTNIKSILLLEHEQTNHKLSHQNLDINFWIIKIDHEHETGLAYKELKELPTPIVIHNFLERTVY; encoded by the coding sequence ATGAATTTTAGCGATACAATTATAGCTTGGTATCAACAACATAAAAGAGATTTACCTTGGCGTAAGACAACAGATCCATACTTAATCTGGCTATCTGAAATAATATTACAACAAACCCGTGTAAGTCAAGGCCTTCCATATTACAAAGCATTTACAAAACAGTACCCAAAAATACAAGATTTAGCAGAAGCTGAAGAGCAAGATGTGCTCAAATTATGGCAAGGCTTAGGCTATTATTCTAGAGCCCGAAACCTTCATACTACAGCTAAACACTTAACAGAACATAACAACGGTATATTCCCAAACAACTATAAAGATCTTCAAAAATTAAAAGGAATTGGAGAATATACAGCCGCTGCTATTGCCTCTTTTTCGTTCAATGAATGTGTTCCTGTTATAGACGGCAATGTATATCGTGTAATTGCTCGTTATTTTGGACTAGATCTAGACATTAGTTTACCTAAAACAAAAAAAACTTTTTTTCAATTAGCCTCAGAAGTTATTAATCCTAATGAACCTGCTCAATTTAATCAAGCAATTATGGAATTTGGCGCATTACAATGCGTCCCTCAAAATCCAACCTGTACTATTTGTCCACTTCAAAATAGTTGTTACGCATTAAGTACTAACAAGATAGGAAATCTACCAGTCAAAACAAAAAAAACAAAAATAACAAATCGATATTTTCATTATTTATTGGTTATTGACCAAAATCAAAAGGCATTATATCAGCAAAGAACAACAAAAGGGATTTGGCAAAATTTATATGAATTACCTTTAATCGAAACATTTAAAAAGGAAAAAACAGATGAAATTAAAAATCGTATTTTAGAATCATATACTAACATTAAAAGCATTTTACTTCTAGAACACGAACAGACTAATCACAAGCTATCTCATCAAAATTTAGACATCAATTTTTGGATAATAAAAATAGATCACGAACACGAAACAGGCTTAGCTTATAAAGAATTAAAGGAGCTCCCTACCCCTATTGTAATTCATAATTTTTTAGAAAGAACAGTATATTAA